The Rhizoctonia solani chromosome 4, complete sequence genome contains a region encoding:
- a CDS encoding transcription factor atf1, which produces MPTKSNAINASKQSPPPSEERPSRASSSTDLSSLPSPPQHRSSSPAQRPVSPTDPTKKASKDQAPAPSRPGARPVARNNFDLEPNPFEQSFSRGSGTSIHTLTNGARSPGSTRRTSPGATLPPPVGNGPETPKPVLPPLASLSSPGGPNAFGHWGLGSGGLSGSLRSGPLSPALLNGPKDQAGRPNGTGVGGWDPSHPAFRTGLTPDVGRTGLTPLVGGPVSFPPPSPNTAAFLAMVTNHTSGVSGAMTVGGALTGDMVPGSSATITPGTLTALVNSMSQTNTNQNQPHPLSMSHLPGRFGQNNNQQNEQRTQGQFPPNSYQNNTDPYHGAAQNAAAAAANGLFLLSQAHQELTKREEAAQAASQPAGSKRNNSISGHNKRKSTDSGPSKPVAKKTRSMRSKRGRQSDDDGDGSDDDDMSDMEGESYEPESSKPTNKPKKAETEEEKRKNFLERNRQAALKCRQRKKAWLTQLQAKVEYLTAENDRLTSTLTGMRDEVTRLSAIVVAHRDCGLGGVALGTQLAHGATSSINNGQPGAPVSIPVSVAQTGASSVASVPVGAVGGARTRSGYGY; this is translated from the exons ATGCCTACCAAGTCGAACGCAATCAACGCTTCTAAGCAGAGTCCCCCGCCGAGCGAGGAGCGACCATCTCGAGCATCGTCGTCGACCGATCTCTCGTCGCTGCCTTCTCCGCCCCAACACCGCTCCTCTTCTCCCGCCCAGCGCCCAGTGTCCCCGACCGATCCCACCAAAAAGGCCTCCAAGGACCAGGCCCCTGCCCCATCCCGCCCTGGTGCACGTCCTGTTGCTCGCAACAACTTCGATCTCGAGCCCAATCCCTTTGAGCAGTCTTTTTCACGCGGCTCGGGCACATCCATACACACCCTT ACCAACGGTGCCCGTTCCCCAGGCTCGACCCGCCGCACATCACCTGGTGCTACGCTGCCCCCACCCGTTGGAAATGGCCCAGAGACGCCCAAGCCAGTCCTTCCCCCACTCGCCTCGCTCTCCTCGCCCGGCGGTCCCAATGCGTTTGGCCACTGGGGGCTAGGCAGCGGCGGTCTCTCTGGTAGCCTACGCAGTGGGCCCCTCTCCCCTGCCCTTCTCAACGGCCCAAAAGACCAGGCCGGCAGACCCAATGGCACCGGTGTCGGCGGCTGGGACCCCTCCCACCCTGCCTTCCGTACCGGCCTCACCCCAGACGTTGGCCGCACGG GTCTCACCCCCTTGGTCGGTGGTCCCGTCTCTTTCCCCCCGCCCTCACCCAATACCGCCGCCTTTCTCGCCATGGTCACAAACCACACCTCTGGTGTATCTGGAGCCATGACCGTCGGCGGTGCGCTTACAGGTGACATGGTCCCCGGCTCCAGTGCCACGATTACACCCGGAACTCTCACCGCTCTTGTCAATAGCATGTCTCAG ACCAACACCAACCAAAACCAGCCTCACCCCTTGTCCATGTCTCATCTTCCCGGCAGATTTGGTCAAAACAACAATCAACAAAATGAGCAGCGCACCCAGGGCCAGTTCCCACCCAACTCGTATCAGAACAACACCGATCCTTACCATGGTGCTGCTCAAAACGCCGCCGCTGCCGCAGCCAATGGCCTGTTCTTGCTCAGCCAGGCCCATCAGGAACTCACGAAACGAGAAGAGGCCGCACAAGCTGCCAGTCAACCTGCCGGCTCCAAGCGCAATAACAGCATATCTGGACACAACAAGCGCAAGTCGACCGACAGTGGCCCATCCAAGCCTGTCGCCAAGAAGACCCGGTCCATGCGATCCAAGCGAGGCCGCCAGAGCGATGATGACGGCGATGGCAGTGATGACGACGACATGTCAGACATGGAAGGAGAATCCTATGAACCCGAAAGTAGCAAACCCACCAACAAGCCGAAGAAGGCTGAGACAGAAGAGGAGAAGCGAAAGAACTTCCTTGAACGCAATCGACAAG CCGCTCTCAAATGCCGCCAGCGCAAAAAGGCATGGCTCACTCAACTTCAGGCCAAAGTCGAATATCTGACGGCCGAAAACGACCGGCTCACATCCACACTGACAG GCATGCGGGATGAAGTCACACGGCTATCGGCCATCGTGGTCGCGCATCGGGATTGTGGGCTAGGGGGCGTTGCCTTGGGCACTCAGCTAGCACATGGAGCAACCAGTAGTATAAACAATGGCCAACCCGGAGCACCCGTCAGCATCCCCGTGAGCGTTGCCCAGACGGGTGCTAGCAGCGTAGCGTCCGTCCCGGTGGGCGCTGTCGGGGGTGCCAGAACCCGTTCTGGATATGGATACTAA
- a CDS encoding bZIP transcription factor, whose amino-acid sequence MSSSKLSQGLRHLLTLRGASAVPAPAAHILDQTFTSTRNTAKTPGRVNAWLAIATGTLLTVNSPDSIGHLYKFATRDDGASQQLKELKDRVAAAALMREAGVKCGVFVGVPKTINGLAGLYQALEDDVKAALPKENPRNQASTVTNQENGLKLFKSVYDPHTDKLLSKLQSYHPDFAGWIVEHEYGALLSNVPGHNHLSRTLTSAVAVASLRASGGVGPQLVSHVYGLLKARGFDPESETDDDRWLASEQGAEWVIALADAISDAVVGIHLERARL is encoded by the exons ATGTCGAGCTCGAAACTCTCACAAGGACTGCGACACCTGCTCACCCTTCGAGGTGCATCCGCCGTTCCAGCTCCGGCTGCGCACATCCTCGATCAGACCTTTACCTCTACGCGCAACACCGCCAAGACTCCAGGTCGTGTGAATGCATGGTTGGCTATCGCG ACAGGCACACTCCTCACAGTCAATTCTCCCGATTCGATAGGACATTTATACAAATTCGCCACTCGAGACGATGGTGCATCCCAGCAGCTCAAAGAGCTCAAAGACCGAGTGGCGGCAGCAGCGCTGATGCGCGAGGCAGGCGTCAAGTGTGGAGTGTTTGTAGGGGTACCCAAG ACCATAAATGGTCTTGCCGGGTTGTACCAGGCCCTAGAGGATGATGTAAAGGCAGCTCTTCCGAAGGAGAATCCAAG AAACCAGGCTAGCACCGTAACGAACCAAGAAAACGGACTCAAGCTCTTCAAGTCCGTGTACGACCCGCATACCGATAAGCTTCTATCTAAACTGCAGAGCTACCATCCAGATTTTGCCG GATGGATCGTGGAGCACGAGTATGGCGCGCTGCTTTCAAACGTACCAGGCCATAACCATCTGTCGCGCACGCTCACCTCGGCGGTGGCGGTCGCCAGCTTGCGCGCTTCGGGGGGCGTTGGACCGCAATTAGTCTCGCACGTGTATGGGCTTCTCAAAGCGCGTGGATTCGATCCAGAGTCTGAAACCGACGATGATCGGTGGCTTGCCAGCGAGCAAGGGGCCGAATGGGTGATTGCGCTGGCCGATGCTATCTCTGATGCGGTGGTAGGAATACATCTTGAGCGTGCCAGGCTCTAG
- a CDS encoding ribosomal L22e protein family, with amino-acid sequence MSKPAVAAQIVRLLVPAGKAAPTPPVGPALGARGVKSMDFCKEFNARTAHMEPGIPTPTLITVQPDRTFTFVTKTPPTSYFLKKAAGIEKGTARPGHDWVGTLTLKHIYEIAKIKATDEHMKHIGLEGIAKSIVGSARTLDTTDITMAPKSKASAAGVKHKFFVDYSRPAGDGVFDAAAFEDYLRGRIKLEGKTGQLGDKVKITRDSKKLTIASTVPFSKRYVKYLTQKFLKKNSLRDWIRVVATSKDGYELRFYKIDGLGDEDEDA; translated from the exons ATGTCTAAACCTGCTGTTGCTGCGCAGATTGTG CGCTTGCTTGTACCAGCCGGAAAGGCTGCTCCAACCCCGCCTGTCGGGCCTGCACTCGGTGCGCGTGGTGTCAAGTCGATGGATTTTTGCAAAGAATTCAACGCACGAACAGCTCATATGGAGCCCGGGATCCCCACTCCAACATTGATTACGGTCCAACCAGACCGTACTTTTACGTTCGTTACCAAGACCCCACCCACTTCGTATTTTTTGAAGAAAGCTGCAGGAATCGAAAAAGGGACGGCAAGGCCAGGGCATGATTGGGTTGGGACCTTGACATTGAAGCACATCTATGAGATTGCCAAGATTAAGGCAACCGATGAGCACATGAAACACATCGGACTAGAGGGTATCGCCAAATCTATAGTTGGGAGCGCACGCACGCTTG ACACCACCGATATCACCATG GCTCCCAAGTCGAAGGCATCTGCCGCCGGCGTAAAGCACAAATTTTTTGTTGATTACTCTCGCCCTGCTGGCGACGGTGTATTTGACGCTGCTGCATTCGAGGACTATCTCCGTGGTCGTATCAAGCTCGAGGGAAAAACTGGCCAACTTGGTGATAAGGTCAAGATCACTCGTGACT CCAAGAAGCTCACTATTGCATCGACCGTTCCTTTCTCCAAGCGTTATGTCAAGTATTTGACACAGAAATTCTTGAAGAAGAATTCGCTCCGTGACTGGATCAG GGTTGTCGCTACTTCTAAGGATGGTTATGAGCTTCGCTTCTACAAGATCGA CGGTCTTGGtgatgaagacgaagatgCATGA
- a CDS encoding Peptidase family M28 protein has translation MLLSALLCSSIALSSASPLRTAVDNQVTFGLGAPESSIKVPSGFNIDLESKRLVQFSDEEEPVLVSELEKIVAKAAGRKFFDITDHPESAFSPVRVFKHNYGSPNATELVKPVLKTLSTDGPKANLEKFTSFRTRYYRSETGKQSQQWLKSKISETTDKFASSKLQTLISISEFPHSWGQNSIILRIKGSDPSAGTVIISAHQDSTNMWPFLPAPGADDDGSGTVTILEAYRALIAADFTPVHDVEFHWYSAEEGGLLGSQAVAKHYHDHSANIKAQIQFDMTAWVQRGSREEVGIITDFVDPDLTSYVTKLVETYLSIPPAHTKCGYACSDHASWTKYGYPSAFSIESSFETTNHNIHSANDRIDYSSEFSFDHALEFSKLAVAFAIELGGWQN, from the exons ATGTTATTGTCCGCTCTCTTGTGCAGCTCTATCGCTCTTTCTTCTGCTTCGCCGCTCCGCACAGCGGTGGATAATCAGGTTACGTTTGGGCTGGGTGCTCCAGAGTCCTCCATCAAGGTCCCCAGTGGCTTCAACATCGATCTTGAGTCTAAGCGTTTGGTCCAATTTAGTGATGAGGAGGAGCCGGTGTTGGTGTCAGAGCTGGAAAAG ATCGTTGCCAAGGCTGCTGGCAGGAAGTTCTTCGATAT CACGGACCACCCGGAATCTGCCTTCTCGCCTGTTCGCGTGTTCAAACACA ACTACGGGTCTCCGAATGCCACGGAGCTCGTGAAGCCGGTACTCAAAACTCTTAGTACCGATGGTCCCAAGGCAAACTTGGAGAAATTCACTAGCTTTAGGACCCGAT ACTATCGCAGTGAG ACTGGCAAGCAGTCTCAGCAGTGGCTCAAGTCCAAGATCTCTGAA ACCACGGATAAGTTCGCATCTTCCAAGTTGCAAACCCTGATCAGTATTTCCGAATTCCCTCACTCTTGGGGACAGAATAGCATC ATCTTGAGAATAAAGGGATCTGATCCTAGTGCTGGAACTGTGATCATCAGTGCCCACCAA GATTCTACTAATATGTGGCCATTCTTGCCTGCACCCGGAGCCGATGATGATG GATCGGGTACGGTGACGATCTTGGAGGCGTACCGGGCTTTGATTGCCGCCGACTTCACTCCTGTCCATGACGTCGAATTTCACTGGTATTCCGCCGAG GAAGGAGGCCTACTGGGCTCGCAGGCGGTCGCTAAGCATTATCATGACCATAGCGCGAACATTAAGGCACAGATTCAG TTCGATATGACAGCTTGGGTCCAGCGTGGCTCTCGCGAAGAAGTCGGGATTATCACAGACTTTGTTGACCCCGA TCTTACTTCGTATGTTACCAAGCTCGTGGAGACATACCTCTCTATTCCTCCCGCTCATACCAAATGCGGCTATGCATGCTCCGACCA CGCATCTTGGACCAAGTATGGGTATCCTTCTGCCTTCTCGATAG AGAGTTCATTTGAAACCACCAACCACAACATCCATTCAGCGAACGACCGCATCGACTACAGTTCCGAGTTTAGCTTTGATCACGCCCTCGAGTTCTCGAAACTCGCTGTCGCATTCGCTATCGAACTTGGTGGATGGCAGAACTAA
- a CDS encoding bZIP transcription factor — translation MSFDPFSPKSFPSSSLLSFPTAFNPNSIPSYYHQADFDDGDEALSPVPSAADDHLDGSGAGSGSKSGANKSGRKKSTTNSQAARRDQNRIAQREFRLRKQQRIRDLEARVEILSEGQDEAYAQLRDVIRDLMDENTALRGEGLGGTLKPRTGWDPNKFREFSTGAQGSGMVGSEHADDDLDDPSGSRKRRRSTRKDSELDAPFGPSPLGASDSDKVPSDISLPRPHLDGLDIDWGRTGLTIPQSNPNARSRKDLERPPSTSSGTTNPTSFTDSFSSSFASGNTTYPGPTQTTNRHSPTTAPGGTGGINPSPGGGSMSSFSAISPQMSSTRTRVRPSIDTTHGADIIPPLPSISTLGPPPLDVGSGGLSVGIGVGVGVNIGGSGQAGSLFQPPATAYGVPPQLAAYGPTTSVGAGRPMSAGGPPSSMYYTLHPGGASGTGGADSQTLNPPPPVADDFGEADPQLREAGALIKYHIDNYRRSENYHLPPSLRPTLTQRTVQHSGVIDGLIFPPMRDRAILLSGRFDLAECFADLMRAVIIHGDDVLAHANWEIGLNWLKRYHFLVDETILNESINPWRRKRGERELTMQDIQPPTSEYSEPNK, via the exons ATGAGCTTTGATCCATTTTCTCCAAAATCCTTTCCCTCATCTTCATTACTATCGTTTCCTACCGCTTTTAACCCGAACTCAATACCTTCATATTACCATCAGGCCGATTTTGACGATGGTGATGAGGCTTTGTCTCCTGTTCCCTCGGCTGCCGATGACCATCTCGATGGGAGCGGTGCTGGGAGTGGTAGCAAGTCAGGTGCCAATAAATCGGGTCGCAAGAAGTCCACAACCAA CTCTCAGGCCGCTCGGAGAGACCAAAATCGAATTGCACAGCGTGAATTTCGGCTCCGCAAACAGCAGCGT ATACGAGATCTCGAGGCTCGAGTGGAGATTTTGTCTGAGGGACAAGATGAGGCCTATGCCCAACTCCGAGATGTTATTCGTGATCTTATGGACGAGAATACTGCTCTGCGGG GCGAAGGTCTGGGTGGAACTTTGAAACCACGTACCGGTTGGGATCCAAACAAATTTCGGGAGTTTT CAACGGGAGCTCAAGGGTCTGGAATGGTTGGCAGCGAACACGCGGACGATGATCTCGACGATCCCTCCGGTTCACGAAAGCGTCGACGCAGCACTCGTAAGGACTCTGAACTTGACGCACCATTTGGCCCTAGTCCTCTAGGAGCAAGCGACAGTGATAAAGTCCCCTCTGATATCTCACTGCCTCGGCCTCACCTAGACGGGCTCGATATTGACTGGGGCAGGACCGGTCTCACTATTCCTCAGTCTAACCCGAACGCACGATCGCGCAAAGACTTGGAGCGTCCTCCGTCAACTTCGAGCGGAACCACCAACCCAACCTCGTTCACCGACAGCTTTTCCTCAAGTTTCGCAAGTGGAAACACTACATACCCTGGACCAACTCAGACGACAAACAGACATTCACCAACCACTGCACCAGGAGGGACTGGTGGGATAAACCCAAGTCcgggaggaggaagcatGTCATCCTTCTCGGCCATCTCCCCACAGATGTCGTCCACGCGTACGCGAGTTAGGCCTTCTATAGACACCACTCACGGTGCTGACATTATTCCTCCGCTCCCTTCCATCTCGACGCTCGGCCCGCCTCCACTCGATGTGGGATCTGGCGGACTCTCTGTAGGCATTGGTGTGGGCGTAGGCGTAAACATTGGCGGATCAGGACAAGCAGGTTCACTTTTCCAGCCACCTGCGACCGCATATGGTGTACCCCCTCAACTTGCAGCGTACGGTCCAACTACAAGTGTGGGCGCTGGGCGCCCGATGTCTGCAGGTGGCCCTCCATCGTCAATGTACTACACGCTCCATCCTGGCGGTGCGAGTGGCACGGGTGGGGCCGACTCTCAGACATTAAAtcctccacctcctgtgGCAGATGATTTCGGTGAAGCTGATCCACAGCTGAGAGAGGCCGGCGCATTAATCAA GTACCATATTGATAACTATCGCCGAAGTGAAAATTATCATCTCCCTCCTTCCTTGCGACCGACTCTCACCCAAAGGACTGTGCAGCATA GCGGTGTTATTGATGGGCTTATTTTCCCCCCGATGCGAGACCGTGCGATTTTGCTCTCAG GTCGGTTCGACTTGGCCGAGTGTTTCGCCGACCTGATGCGCGCGGTAATCATACATGGCGACGACGTTCTTGCACACGCAAACTGGGAGATTGGTCTCAACTGGTTAAAGCGGTATCA TTTCCTTGTTGACGAGACCATCTTGAATGAGTCGATCAACCCTTGGAGACGCAAGCGGGGGGAGCGCGAACTCACCATGCAGGACATCCAACCCCCAACGTCGGAATATTCCGAGCCCAACAAATGA
- a CDS encoding WSC domain protein — translation MVRSITSFGAGAILVATSVLPTLVQADIHKPVHRITRHAHIRRATAVPAGWEAQGCITDAEAPNRVLSDHHTDTGMNTASCIKSCAANGYKLAGTQFGKECWCGNSLAAAGGAGQSSNGCDMSCAAIAGKNATTTTSASYSAPTSGSKKYAIQDRFAGKDFFADKNWWFFNFPDPTNGQVNYLNKADATAAGLAYVQEDGAAVIKVDNTTKLEKGQARKSFLAYAFRVLSWPAYWTVGDNWPNNGEIDILENVNLATANQYTLHTGPNSTCTLDSNPIAKYKSTSNMMGKTCASKEGDNAGCGFSDPEEASYGKAFNNAGGAVIAMEWTKTGIRIRDSIPADLQGDATNPNPDSWGAPVASWTDATCNIANEVKKHNIVINTTLCGGWAGDAYGSSGCPGTCTDQIMEPSNYNEAYWEIKSVTVYQ, via the exons ATGGTCCGCTCGATTACAAGCTTCGGCGCTGGCGCCATACTCGTTGCAACCTCCGTGTTGCCAACCTTGGTTCAAGCTGATATCCACAAACCTGTGCACCGTATTACGCGCCACGCCCATATTCGTCGTGCAACAGCAGTCCCAGCTGGTTGGGAAGCGCAAGGTTGCATCACCGATGCCGAGGCTCCCAATCGCGTTCTCTCAGATCACCACACAGATACCGGTATGAACACCGCGTCGTGTATTAAG TCGTGTGCTGCGAATGGCTACAAGCTGGCAGGAACCCAGTTCGGCAAAGAGTGTTGGTGCGGGAACTCACTCGCTGCTGCGGGAGGTGCTGGACAATCTTCTAACGGATGTGACATGTCCTGTGCCG CAATTGCTGGAAAGAATGCCACCACGACCACATCCGCGTCTTACAGCGCACCCACCTCAGGCAGCAAAAAGTACGCCATCCAGGATCGATTTGCCGGCAAGGACTTCTTCGCAGACAA GAACTGGTGGTTCTTTAACTTCCC CGACCCTACCAATGGCCAAGTTAATTACCTCAACAAAGCAGACGCCACAGCCGCAGGTTTGGCATACGTCCAGGAAGACGGGGCAGCTGTCATCAAGGTTGACAATACCACTAAGCTCGAAAAGGGCCAAGCACGCAAGTC ATTTCTTGCATATGCCTTTCGGGTGCTCA GTTGGCCAG CCTACTGGACGGTTGGGGATAACTGGCCTAACAACGGAGAGATCGACATCCTCGAAAACGTTAACCTGGCGACTGCTAACCAGTACACACTCCACACCGGCCCTAACTCGACATGCACGCTTGACTCTAACCCCATCGCTAAATATAAGTCTACGTCGAATATGATGGGTAAGACCTGCGCAAGCAAGGAGGGCGACAACGCGGGATGCGGTTTCTCGGACCCAGAGGAGGCCAGCTATGGTAAAGCCTTTAACAATGCGGGTGGAGCAGTCATTGCGATGGAGTGGACAAAAACTGGCATCCGCATT CGCGACTCTATCCCAGCTGATCTTCAGGGCGACGCAACTAACCCCAATCCGGATTCTTGGGGTGCTCCAGTCGCCTCTTGGACGGATGCTACTTGCAACATTGCCAATGAAGTCAAG AAACACAACATCGTTATCAACACCACCCTCTGTGGGGGTTGGGCTGGTGATGCTTACGGCTCTTCCGGATGCCCGGGCACTTGCACCGATCAGATCATGGAGCCATCCAACTATAACG AGGCCTATTGGGAGATCAAGTCGGTCACCGTGTACCAGTAG
- a CDS encoding NAD(P)H:quinone oxidoreductase, type IV, translated as MVVKIAVIYYSLYGHIGNLAQSIKKGAESEGVEVTLFQVPETLSPEVLTKLGAPPRNPDIPTITAEDMKQFDGFAFGIPTRYGRAPAQISAFFDTTGSLWFTQALHGKFATVFVSTGTQHGGQETTTLTTMPFFAHHGINYVPIGYKSPLLGDMSGVQAGGPFGSATMAGSDGSRQATSNELAIAEYQGKHFAEVVKTYERGKAAALTPVKATKPPRKGFFAKLLK; from the exons ATGGTTGTCAAGATTG CTGTCATCTACTACTCT CTTTACGGGCATATCGGCAACCTCGCCCAGTCGATCAAGAAGGGTGCTGAATCCGAGGGCGTTGAGGTCACTCTCTTCCAAGT TCCCGAGACTTTAAGTCCTGAAGTCCTCACTAAGCTCGGTGCTCCCCCACGCAACCCAGATATCCCTACTATCACTGCTGAGGATATGAAGCAATTCGATGGGTTCGCCTTCGGAA TCCCCACCCGCTATGGACGTGCTCCCGCGCAAATCAGCGCCTTCTTCGATACAACCGGCTCTCTTTGGTTCACCCAGGCCTTG CACGGCAAGTTTGCCACTGTCTTTGTCTCGACCGGTACCCAGCACGGTGGTCAGGAAACCACCACCCTCACTACCATGCCTTTCTTCGCTCACCACGGTATCAACTATGTCCCCATCGGTTACAAGTCTCCTCTCCTCGGTGACATGTCGGGCGTCCAGGCCGGTGGTCCCTTTGGCTCTGCGACGATGGCTGGCTCGGATGGTTCGCGCCAAGCAACCAGCAATGAGCTCGCCATCGCCGAGTACCAGGGCAAGCACTTCGCCGAGGTCGTCAAGACCTACGAGAGGGGCAAAGCTGCCGC ACTCACTCCGGTCAAAGCTACCAAGCCTCCACGCAAGGGATTCTTCGCAAAGCTTCTCAAGTAG